The genomic interval TTGATGTTGGTGCTAAATCAGAGCTTGATTTCAACTTAGATgggttaaaaaattgaattttttattcttagttttatttttatgtctaGTGATGCTTCTGATGTATTTGAAGAGCACTACCTTCAAAATTGTTACACAAGTAGACTAATTGATGCCGAACTTTGCTGAGTTAAAGTGGGTTTAATGTtagttgatgatgatgcatgCAAACAATTTTAAGCTGCCTTTCACCTGAGACACCATGATGTGGAGTTTtctatttgattttcttttaatttgcttgatcttgaaatttttgtggagttttctatttatttatttttgcctgTATTTGATAAAGATTCTGTGCACAGACATTGCTTATATATGTTGTGGATTGTGTCACAAGTGTTCATGGATGTGTAAGTTGTAGTTCCCAGCATCTTGAAAGTGGTATAGCTACAAAGATTGTCATGTGCCAGTCCAACGCCTGTGATAATGCTGAGATTTTAATTCCAATTcgcattagtttttttttttaaatgtagtCAGTAACCATTGGTATGTGTTTAATAtcgtttttcattttgattgtttgtttttttgcttCTAGAAACCAAGATAGCTTACTCAAGAATGAAACCACTTGACCCATAGCATCCAGCAATGAAGCAGATCAACTAAAGCTGCATTGACAACCAAAGCATTGAAGCATAATCTAATCCCACCAACTGATATTTGAAGGGATTGATTTGATGATATAACACATTTTGATAGGCAAAAATAGAAAGGCGGATATATCATCTTCTTCTCAGACTATGTATAGGTTTgagtttttcttattttgatttttttgtatATGAAAAATTCATGTTGCCAAAGACAAGTAATATCACAAGCTTGCTATTCCTGCAGATTGGACATGAGTTGCGAGGAGCCTATTGTGTGCAGCTATATTGCCTGCTTTGTGAATGTTGTTAATTATGGCTATAACTAATACtgcttaaattatttgatactGAAATGCaatatttagttttatattcaatttaaGCTTCACTTCTCAGTTGTGctaaattcaattgaattcATATTTGAGTGGAATATTATGTTTGTTAGTACTGTAGTTACGGCACTAGACCTGTGGTGGATTAAATTAAGCGATCGATTACTTTGGTGGCATTGAatcttaatttgtttgtttgtagTGTGGCTACTGTTAAGTGCACACCACTGCAGTTTAGAACCTATTGGTTGCTGTTAGTTTTCATTAGTTTGCTTTTGTCTGATTCATCCAGCATTCTAGCATTCTATTGAAAGACTTCGGAAGGCAACAATTTAacgttcattttttttctttttatttggttttatttgtaaattttaaatgttaaattaagggaaaattattgtattatttgtttgatacaATTGCAAATAACATACATCATGAAGGTAGTTTCGTCAAATTTTGTAGCAGTGATTTGGAGCAGATGCTTTAATTAAGGTTTGAGGCATGTCAGGCATGCCAAAAGCTGTCAAGGGCaatattgtattttaaatGTGAACTTACAGTCAAGCAGAAAAGTAACTGACGGCATGGGGGTTTTCACTAATAAACACATTTTCACTATCTATCTACAAATATgtcaaacctcaggggaggtatCTAAAAATTAACCTTATGAAACCAACCTAGCGCTAAGATGCATTTAATAATTACTTCATAGAGTAGGAAAAATAAGAGCCTAAAACCCAAACAAATTAGTGTGGTGAAGTGTGGTCCATGTTTTCAGAATGGGACTTCCACtatcactttattaaaaaaaaaaaaaaaaaaaggtagttCATCCCAACATactctataaattaaatgttttgcACATTCAAGTTACAAGTACGGAAGCTACTAAACTAATGGAATCACAGCTTACCAATATCTCTCTTCATTTCAGCTCGTGTTTGATCCTTGCCCTGCTGCTTTTCAACAAGGCTGCAACAGCAAGAAGCAGCAAGATAAGCAATGGTTCAATAGCAGAGTGCAGCGAGGAAATTGAGATGTTTATGGAGTCTGATATCAGCAGAAGGTTTCTTGAAGAAAGGAAGAAATATATAACACCAGGGGCTCTAAAACCGGACCAACCAGTTTGCAGCGTTGGCGGCAGAGGTGATGCTTATAGTAAAAGTGGGGGTTGTCTTCCTCCAAGATCTAACAGAGATACCCGAGGCTGCCCTGCATATTATCGTTGTAGGTCTGGCTCTTGAAAACTATTGCCGTTGGCTCGTtctatgtttttcttttaatctttgGGCTGTGAAAGGACGCAATTACATGATATATCTTTGATCAGATATGATAAAAAGATCGAAGCTTTCTACTTTTAAGATATGATCCAAATGTTTTTGCTCTCATCACATCTGGATGTTTTCAGTCAAACCAGCTTCTGCAGCCATATCATTTTTCGctcaagaaataaaataaaataaatatccaTGCGGAGTTGAGGCTTTCTTCCAGGGCTCTATTCAAAGACAAATTCTAGTTTTCTCATATAAACAATgagaaaacttaaattactCTACTTTTTCGCTTGATCCAAGACCACTCACTAAATACCTTAGAGCAACACTTAAATAACTCCGTTTTGAGAATTTTAACAATCTTTATGATGCGTTTAagattgaggttgggcagctgtagtttaaaagctacagcactgaagtgtttagtaaacactaactgttgtagcttttaagcaatgttaatataatttttaacttgtataatataaaatctaatatatttttaataattttatcaaaattattatttaaaatttacatttactatatattattaatttttattttataattacagttttttttttcacagcagctgtagcttttaagctacaacaCTTCAATCCCAAACGTACCCTTAGACTGTCTCCACCCAAATAGTGTATATTTCATAAATGTCAAATGTGCATGCACACAACCATCTAGCAGCAGAGGTCCTTCAAAGATTCAAGCAGAAAAGTGAATCTTCTTATGACACATTTGACCAGTGTATCGATCCATCAGGACCCTCACTTGGTTCTTAGAGATTTCTTACTCTTTCAAGGAGGGAAGTCCAAAGTCCCAACGCCAACAAATAAAGGAGAACATGTTCCCTTGTAAATCATAGAcctcaatttttaaaatttaaagaacaaacaaaagagCGAGAGAGTGTGGCTAttacaacattaattttagatgaaataatatgtaaataaaattgaatgaagAATGATAAACATTGTTATACATCCTTGCAGACAAAAACATGGATGATGAGCAAGGGGGTTTACAACGTAAAATCCAAATGCAGTATTGCTTCTTTCCAAGTGTTTATGAGTAACAAACAGATTTATATCAGAGCTACAAGTACCGAGACAACGAGAAACAACGTGAAAGCTAGTAATATAAATACTCATGCTCAAGAAAGCTTGGGCATAAATACTAATAGATAAGTAACAATGCAATGGAAAATATACCTATTTTGTCGATGCAAACACATTCAGCAATTTCAGATATTGTGAGATATCATAAAGAAGTTAAATACAAATTACCAAATCATATAGTGCAAAATAAATCATAGTAGGCCCCATTGTTTAAAGCAAGTGCAATATTTACAACCATAATGCTTGTGCATTAGGCTGAAGTCCAGTTCaccatcataaaaaaaaaaatgaaaactgcAGTTCACAAtggaatatataaaaaatatcatcgCTAGTTTAAGCATCAagtacaatttaaaaaaaaatagtgacaaACAAAAAGGAAGACGCACGCTTTTATCAAACATGGAATTTTCTTGTTCGTTTGTTCCATATAGAGTAACATCTGTAGTATTTAACCCCTTGAACATGAGGCTAAGTGGCTACAACTCAACACAATTCCAGGTCACAATCCAAAACCTAAAAATTACAGCTCTACTTAACTGAAAGCTTCCATACCTCTCTGACATTAGAAGAACCATCCGCCACTTCAGCAACCAGGCACGCATCCATACTACCTGCAAGAGGAAGGAAAAAGAAGGCCAATTAACAAGATTTCACAACCCTTGTGTGTATCGCTGGATCTAATTATGCCATTTGAGACCATGCAGATCAGATAAAAAGTGCAGAATACTCTGTATATTTCCAGGAATTTCAACAGGTATTTACACTTATGTATGTCCAGACATGCATGCACACTTTGTCCGtggaggaaaatgaaaaatttaaccaGATTCAAGAGCAAAGAAAGTTCTAGAAGATGCATGAATGTGCTGTTACTGTAAACTTTTACGGTCCTAAGCCATTTCAACCCAAGGGAGGAAATAAAACACCAATCATCATTAAAATGTGGTTCATtctagaatttaaaataacaaattagaAGAATTATCTCACTATCGTTCTCCACCATAGACAGGAATCGTCTTGTTCCACCACCTACACCAAAATAATGCTTCTTTGCTGCCAAGTACACAACTCCATGTGGACGGCTGATGCTCTACAAATTAATCACTTTTAGAAGtcaataattgatatttgcaAAGAACAGAGAGAGGAAACAATAAGAAACCGATATTTTATGATGAAATACCTTCTTTATAAGTCCATAAAGACTTTGGTGAGCAGAAACTGAGTAAATTGTCTCCGCCATCAAAATGATATCATAGCCAGAAGTTGGACCGTCCCCTGGGTGACAGTTTAGATCCTTTTCATCATACTTTACACAGGGAAGGAGTTGATGGATCTGACTCCAGTCACCAGCCAAAAAACGCACTTCTGCCCCAGACTGACaatttgtttcaattgttGCTGCAGGCTGAAGCTTTTTGGGCACATTGGCAATTACATTGGGGATTGTCAGATATCTTAAGACTTCAGCATTAAAATCCTGGAAATGTATGACGGCAGCACCCTAATGCAAGGCGGGGGAAAAACAAGCTTAATGAACCGGAAGATTTTAAAGCATCTAGTTGTCAACAATACAATACAAACTAACCTCAAGGCAAGCAAAGATCCCAGGAAGACCATGACCACATCCCAACTGGAAACAATTACATAAAAACCAGACAAATTATCAAATCAAAGACATATGTATCAGTATACATTGAAAGCCTTGTGCACGGAATTAACAGAAACAAAGATTTTATTGTCGGATTCATTAAGCAAGGAGAAATTCAGAAATTAGTCATAATTGTCCCAATGCATACTGAggttaacaataaaattaatctggCACAAATTGAAGTCAACAATAACATTAGCCATAAATTGGTACCTTAAACTCTTTTACTGGCTATTTAATGACCaaattataatcaatttttaatacgTAGATTCCAATTGAACCAGGTAATAAATCCATGGACAGAAATAGATGACCTTATATTCTAATATTTATTGAAGCCACGATAACACTCTAAAAAGCAACTCCATTCAAAACAAcacagaaaatttaaaaagatggAAAAAAACACTGGTCTTCCTCAAAGCACTTAATAGCATGCCAAAACTATCATGTAAACCTATCCTGCCCAGCCAAGGATTTTCCTCGAACagtgttaaattttaatcctcCTCTTCAATGACCTTGGTGCCAAGCCACCTCAGTCCTTCCGCTGGGATTTCTGCAACAGCTACAAAGGAGTACGCTCTTCCTTAGCATCTTCATCATTGTTCCTCCTGCGAAACGAACAATGTGAAACCTAACCCTCCTTGGAACACTTCAGATCCCCCTGCTCCAGAGTTGGTTGTTCAATTTCACATCAACCCTAGCATCCTTAATCCCCATAGCTTTCTCTGCAAATTTCCTGCTTCCCATAATGACTTTGGAGCTTTCTTCTTGAATGTACAGTCATGTAGATGCTTGTGAAGGTTGATGGTGAACTCTCTGGTCACCACCTCCTCCTTTCGTCCCTTTGTCTTCTCCaccattttctctctctttctctttatcTTTAAGGGTTCAAAAAATGCAGGAAATTGAGAGGGGGATGAAAGAGGGGACGAGGGTTCAATAAAATGATGAAGTGTAAAACTCAAAACCCTCAAACAGAAGACCTTACATCTTTATGAATTTAGTAGGCAAAACAGACTGCAGAATCACCCATTACAGATGATTGcttacccccccccccctctcaaaaaaaatctacttttGTGCTTATTCGAAGAAAACTAATGAATTGTATTCTAACTTTTGCTGGAAACCgtcactaaaataataaaatccaaGTCAATAAATATGtgtaaaattagaataattaataTGCCCATTCTTCAATATGTTGTTATCATAAAGAGTTTCAGTTTTGCCTACGAGTCTCAAGTCCTAGTATATGTAAACTAACAGTCACGATCAACATgcccaaacataaaaaataaaacgatGAAGTAAACAGTACAAAATCACCTGAAACTATGAGCCCACCTCTAAAACACGCTTTCctgaaaatgatatattaccGTTCTGAACATCCAAGCGCAGAGCTTTAACAAGATCGATCGAACCTTCCCACAACTTCAGTCCCCCTATCCCCAAAATCACATACATACACAAATGTGCACAATCAAGCAAACAacaaaagtagaaaaaaataaaaaaagaaagtgcaAAAACAATTAAGGCTGTAGTATGTGCACCTTCATATACTCCAGGAACTAAGTCAGAGTTAGGCAATCCTAAAACTTCTTTAGTACTCACCCGAccctaaaagaaaaatgtaaaacagAACTTAGCCATTTTCCTTACAAGAAAACATGATGAAGTTTCACTTGTGTAAGCTTAACATTTTATCAGGCATTACAAGAAAAATCCCATATGAATTCTAAAAAGGGTAGCGTACAACAATTATTGAAAAGGGTGACACAGACCTTGAGCAAAGTGAGTTCACCTAAATTGACTGGCTCCAGAGTGAAGTTGAGAGACGGTGAAACCTACTTAGCATCAAAACCAATCAATAATAacgataataataatgaagtaTGAAATAGCTAGCCAAGATAAATAAAACGGAGAAAGAGTGGCAgtatagaaattaaaacctCAGAAGGAAGCACTTCAAGggaaggaggaggaggagggaCAGGAGTTTCATCCTCTTTAGAATCAAGAAACGATAAACCAAACATTTTCTTCTGCAAGCGCCTGCTACTGCCAGTAGCTGCAGAACCAAACGTAACTGCGATTTATTTGTTGTTCGGGTTTTGTTCTTGGGACAAGGAAATCAAGTGCTGGGCTTTGGGCTTCGGGCTTCAATGGGTATTATACAcgaataatgatattttgagcCTTCAAGGTAtcatctattttttaatttattttattacctaCCACAATTATCTgtattgaaacaaaatattattattttattttattatctttctatCTCCCTTTCACCCTACCAtaactttataaatatcaCCTCACTCCTTCATCAACAAGAAGCACATCATCAACACCACCACTAGCAGCACctgttgaaaaaatagcatattgaattcttattttaaaatataattttaagtggACCTACTTTGTTTaagtaaaagattataaaagtatctcaaaaaaaatctttaaataaaactttattgCATATGTGAAGAATTATATCAacatttaaaactttaaaagatactttaattaagatttttcaaataagaaataattttctctctcttcggTTTTGTAGAGTTActttctccctcttcaatttatattttattactttttattggagagagagaagtgttttaattaccatttatttttcttttaaaaaatatttatttgattaaaataatattaacttatttctatttgaataGCCTTTTagagaataatatattttttcactttcttaTTTGCCACATAAgtcaacaaataaatatttgaagaataaaattaatagagcCTTTTGAAAATGGTCTAAGTGATTTAGACACTCTTTCAAAAGtatattgatgtattttataCCCCAAATGATACTAAGttgaatgagaaattgacTCTTAGTGCaagtttggttgaaaaaaaataggaaaagaGAAGAGGAATAGAAAGGAGAGAGATGGAGacaaaatgagagaaaaaaatagttaatatcgatttcattatttgatttgatatAGAATTACTTAttattctcttatttctttttcctttcctcATTTTCTCTCATCTTACTTTCTTTCATGTCTGCTAATCAACATGTCATTAAAATACACCCACTGACTGCATTGAATAATAGTGGAGTTACAATGTAACAGTTTGTTGAGTtcagatttaattaattgatcaattccatgatttagtttttttaatttataattaaattcaaaatatattttaagattgtaattgtcaattaaatttaggttataataagaaattaaaataggaATTTAATACATGATTAATGAGAATGCAATTAcacttttgaattttaattaaaaaaaatcaatttaaagaattaatgaGCGGTGGTTATGCTTTCAGTTAAATACTAAAAGTGCTCCATGAGAAATTACATGCAgcaattaaagaattttttttgtcaaatttgagGATAAAAATGCCCCTCATAAAATCCTATAAATTGGCACCTTGTCTTCTTCACTTATAGAGAATATAGATGTGAGGAAAATGATGAGAATAGAAGGGAATATAGATACAAAAATAAGGGTAGATAATCTTCAATTCCTCTATTGTCACATTTGTCTTTTGATAGAGTTTGAGCACAATGGAAATTCACCATAAATAGAATGGTTGTGTGCCATAGTTATTTGATCTGTTGTATCTTGGTAGATAGACCCCATAAAAATCCTAAAGAGCCACGGTAGGGGGCATAATTGTCTTAAGGAGACAGTGGTATACACAGGCCTCAAGTCTTTTCCTTACCTTTCtccttgattttattattattttgtaataattttatattttgtatcaGCTATACGCTTAATTGTTCTCATGTGTATTTGTAGTTTCTTGATCTGCAATTTGTATTTCGAACATTTTCCTCGTATTGTTGTGATTTTTCTCAACATCAATGCCTATCTTCTTCACCATCAGTCTATCACCTTTACCAACATCTGATAAGTTTAAATATTGGATTTTGTTAAGTTTTATTAACAAGTGATgagttttattgttattagtgatattgattttaattttgtgtgaGAATCTAAGGGTGCGTTCAATTTTGTTTGTGAAAAcatgttttcttaaattaaaaataagaatgaaaatgcTACTTTGCAATTGCTGAATTTTGGTTTTAGGTGCATGTCTAGTATCATTTTATGTACCTTGTatcataaaatgaaaattgtaatATGTGTTTGACAGACataattgaaaatgataaaacaataaGTTTGTATGCGATAGtactattttcaaaaatattttttactaaaCATTTAAGTCAGACctattaagttaattatttatagagttggcaTCTTATGACAAGTCTAGttaaattggaattttaattattgcatatcttgtaatagggattaatttattaattccctaatttagtgagattctaatttattaggaatatttgtttcctaatttaattagatgtctaATTTAACAAGTCAATAAATAATGAGATTCTATAATTGACGcataaaatctatttagaGCAAGAACTTGGTTTAgacatgaaatttattaaatgctcTAAATATTTCTTGAGAGACAAGTAAGGTAAGAAGATTAGatttattcttattcaaattcgtaggaattataagagaaaagaaaattttatttgaaaagaatcCAAATATTTTAAGACTTGCTATTTTTATGAAACCCTAGTGCTTATATAAAGAGAGATATTTCACAattgaggtatttttgtgaAACCCTTAATGATCGGGTAGCGATTATTTAAGAGAAGCAGATTCAGTCTAAGGTTGAGTAAACTGTATGGTGATAAATTGTAAGTGAGGGTCTTAAGTTTAGTAAATCCATAGATTGTAACATCTCAACTTAGTGAATTGCTTTTCATCTGGGCATAGCCTCGTGGATGTAGGATTGATTAAtttgaaccacgtaaaaatctccgtgtcatttattttttgcaatttattgtgttttttggaaaattaataattttttatgcggatgaacaataacaataaacaatatttttgaaaattaattaagttgttaattCGAGAGTTTTAATTGCCtacatctatttttaatatatctaAATTCCTTTCAATACCTATAgttaaaaagtaatatttaaaaaaataccacAAACTTTAATTATCTAATCTCCCTTGAATGGActaataattcattaaaaaaattaaactaggtattaaattatataaatagatAAACAAACATACCATAAATTAGTACTAGCATTAGTATGAAaaagtttataattattattacactataattaacaaaaatattatagcacttatgatttaatcaaaattattaaattacataatagACATCATGAATTATGAGTGTAATAATGCCGCATAGAAATTGTAACTCTATCTCTTGTAGCATTCAAATTCTGCAACATTTGCTGAAGATAAATCAATATTAGTAAATGATCTACTAATATCTCCTTGTTCATCAGTAATCATATCTTGCATGTCAAATTTATCAAGCATCCTATCACTTACAATTTCTTAAcgaataaaattatgtaaaacaCGTGTTTAGTATGACAACATGTAACAAAAGTTGTGGTGGTGTTGGATATCTCCCCTACGATTTGATAGTACTCTAACCATTTTTTACAATATGGCTTCACTAGAGGAACTCTTTgtggggggaaaaaagaagtatgtaaatccaacaaaaacattttattttcacatgAAACTATATAATATACTTGAGTGAAGATTTTACCTAAATATATTCAGTCCAAACAACTTTTGATGTTGTGACCGTATTTGCACTAAAATCCTAACCAAACCCAATATGAGCTATTAACCCATAAAAATCtcgatgtttttttttttttttttgttaacgtAATCCATTAAACTTGGACTTATATTTGTCTATATTGagtcttttttgaaattgttcaaataactaattacttatggtgtgtttacttgtgGGTTTGGGGAATGAGAATAAAGGAATGGTAATGAAACctatgtttacttggcaaaatgtaatttgagaatgagaataaaatgtgtgggtcCCACATAATTTGGGAATAAGGAATGGGAATCTCATTCCCATGGGAGGTTGGGAATGAAAATGtggaaatgagaatgaaacataaatttacttttctatccttctaatttttccatattttttaaattacccttattcaaatcacaaataattttattattttaaatgtcattaataataataataatattattattattattacattttattaactttattattttagttattattattattattttcattaatattatcattattaacaataaaaataaaaataattaataaaaataattaatttatcattattaacaatattatccttattgttgttattattatttttaattttattattattattaaattttattaactttactattttagttattattaattattgttattattatttttattaatattatcattattaatatttattatcattattaataataacaataattaataatactaaaataataaagttaataaaatttaattttaataataataataataaatgttaataatggtaatattaataaaaatagtaataacaataattaataataaataaaataataaagttaataataataataataaatgttaataatgataatattaataaaaataatattaacaataattaatagtaactaaaataataaagttaataataataataagaataataaatgttaataatgataatattaataaaaataatattaacagtaattaataataactaaaataataaagttaataaaatataataataataataataaatgttaataatgataacattaataaaaataataataacaataattaataataactaaaataataaagttaataaaatataataataataaatgttaataatgataatattaataaaataataataacaataattaatcataactaaaataataaagttaataaaatttaataataataattaatcataactaaaataataaagttaataaaatttaataataataataataataaatgttaataatgataatattaataaaaataatattaacaacaaaaacaataatgataatattgttaataatgataaattaattattaatactatgggtattgtggtaaattgattctcattcttatttattttgttaagtaaacacattaatgacattttagcatattctcattctcatttattttgctaagtaaacattaaaatcaCATTCTCATTCCAACATATTCCCATTCCTAACCCATTCCCATTCCAccacattctcattcccatgaAATAAACGCACCATTATAGTTGTCCAAATTCTCATAATGAAAGATGATGTTCTAAatcactttttttaatatggtcATGGACTGAACGAAAAAGGTGGCTTCAGTCCTTGTAGACCAATCAACTTTATCCTTACAATCAACATCTATTGGATCCATTTCttgctattaaaaaaattgaaaagaaattatatatgaaatatttaacAAGTATCAAGAAATAACATATATGAAATACTATTATATGTTGTACTGATTACAACTACACCAAGCCTAACAATCGTAACATGCTCAATATCATCTAAGTGATAATCCAAACTGAACACGTTCTATTCTTATATTGCAATGTTATTAGTAGACATAAAATGCAAGATTACTATAGCAACCTAAACAATGAAGATATggaattaatcaaattaagaaACTGTTactctataatataaaaactatCATCCTAAGCGTATATAAGctgaaattttttcttctaaataattcaaaaaaacaaagaataaaaCTATTGCATTACATGGCCTCGCAAACAGTGCATACCAAACAACACAACCAACAAGGCATTTGGCCATTAATAGCAGCCATGCGGATCATTAAGAAATGGTGGCTCAACAATTATGAGGAAAAAattgtatgaaaaataaaacaagattaaaaagaaaaaaaaaaaacgcaaTGAGATAAGAGAGAATGTTAGgctaagacaaaaaaaaaaaagaatgttaggctaagacaaaaaaaaaaaaaaaaagagaagaaaaattaatctaattctGTTGTGAGTGGAAAGTTGAAGAAATTGATGGGATGAAGAAACTTGgaagacaaagaaaatataataagatgAAATTGAGAGAGGAAGAATGTAACACCCAATTCCATTAATAAGGTATTACAGTGGAATTGAAGTGATGAAATAACAtatctttaaataaata from Citrus sinensis cultivar Valencia sweet orange chromosome 9, DVS_A1.0, whole genome shotgun sequence carries:
- the LOC102614696 gene encoding uncharacterized protein LOC102614696, which produces MFGLSFLDSKEDETPVPPPPPSLEVLPSEVSPSLNFTLEPVNLGELTLLKGRVSTKEVLGLPNSDLVPGVYEGGLKLWEGSIDLVKALRLDVQNGNISFSGKRVLELGCGHGLPGIFACLEGAAVIHFQDFNAEVLRYLTIPNVIANVPKKLQPAATIETNCQSGAEVRFLAGDWSQIHQLLPCVKYDEKDLNCHPGDGPTSGYDIILMAETIYSVSAHQSLYGLIKKSISRPHGVVYLAAKKHYFGVGGGTRRFLSMVENDSSMDACLVAEVADGSSNVREVWKLSVK